The following proteins are co-located in the Pedobacter sp. FW305-3-2-15-E-R2A2 genome:
- a CDS encoding helicase HerA-like domain-containing protein has product MSDQTQQFIEKVKAAYQPKGSYIYLGAGILEGEVLAEAEVNLYLHMMNRHGLVAGATGTGKTRTLQLLAEQLSDAGVPVFMLDVKGDLSGLYQAGESNPKIEERAKLLNKAFTPSGYPIEPYSLSGKLGAQMRATILEFGPTLLAKILDLNDTQTGVLSVIFKYADDNKLPLIDLNDLKKLVSYLSDGPGKEEIKSDYGSISPATSGTILRKIITIEQQGLGPMFGERSFDIEDLFGRTDGKGTISLLNISDVQNQPKLYSTYLLSLLAELYYNLPEVGDLDKPKLVFFFDEAHLLFKDSSKAFMEQIETIIRLIRSKGIGVFFCTQSPTDVPESVLSQLGNRIQHALRVFTPNDADALKKTVNTYPTSTFYKIDKVLTSLGTGQALITVLNDKGIPTEVTATMLTPPKSVMGPMNASDYGKLVQSSPMNQKYQETIDPESAYEILTKRINDKLAVEAPEEEIVPKKEGKSIIEQVMGATITRQIGKEIVRGLFGMLTGKKTRSSGGKGIFGF; this is encoded by the coding sequence ATGAGTGATCAAACCCAACAGTTTATAGAAAAAGTTAAAGCAGCTTATCAACCTAAAGGTTCCTATATCTATCTAGGTGCCGGAATTTTGGAAGGCGAAGTCCTGGCAGAAGCAGAAGTAAACCTCTATTTACACATGATGAACCGTCATGGATTGGTTGCCGGCGCTACCGGTACAGGAAAAACCAGAACCCTGCAACTGCTTGCCGAACAACTCTCCGATGCGGGCGTTCCCGTGTTTATGCTCGATGTAAAAGGAGATCTTTCCGGTTTATATCAGGCAGGGGAAAGCAATCCTAAAATTGAGGAAAGGGCAAAACTATTGAACAAAGCCTTTACCCCTTCCGGATATCCGATAGAGCCCTATTCCCTTTCGGGGAAATTAGGTGCACAAATGAGGGCAACCATTCTGGAGTTCGGTCCAACCCTACTCGCTAAAATCCTGGATCTTAATGATACGCAAACCGGAGTATTGTCTGTCATCTTCAAATATGCGGACGACAATAAGCTTCCGCTAATCGATCTGAATGACCTTAAAAAACTGGTTTCTTACCTTTCAGACGGCCCTGGAAAAGAAGAAATAAAAAGTGATTATGGCTCCATTTCCCCTGCCACCTCCGGGACGATCTTAAGAAAGATCATCACGATAGAACAACAGGGTCTGGGCCCGATGTTTGGAGAACGCTCTTTTGATATTGAAGATCTTTTTGGGAGAACCGATGGTAAGGGAACGATTTCTCTGTTAAACATCTCGGATGTTCAAAATCAACCGAAACTCTATTCCACCTATCTGCTGAGTTTACTGGCAGAATTGTATTATAATTTACCTGAAGTGGGAGATCTTGACAAACCCAAACTGGTCTTCTTCTTTGATGAGGCACACCTGCTGTTTAAAGACTCTTCCAAGGCTTTTATGGAACAGATTGAAACCATCATCCGGCTGATCAGATCTAAGGGCATAGGCGTCTTCTTTTGCACGCAATCCCCTACAGATGTTCCGGAGAGTGTACTCTCTCAATTGGGCAACCGGATTCAGCATGCATTAAGGGTGTTTACACCCAACGATGCCGATGCTTTAAAGAAAACGGTAAATACCTATCCCACTTCTACTTTCTACAAGATCGATAAAGTACTTACCTCACTGGGAACCGGGCAGGCACTCATCACGGTTTTGAACGATAAAGGGATTCCAACAGAGGTGACTGCAACCATGCTCACTCCTCCAAAATCAGTGATGGGACCCATGAATGCCTCAGATTATGGAAAATTAGTCCAATCCAGCCCCATGAACCAAAAGTATCAGGAAACCATAGATCCGGAAAGCGCCTATGAAATCCTGACCAAACGAATTAACGACAAACTGGCTGTAGAAGCCCCGGAAGAAGAAATTGTGCCTAAAAAGGAGGGTAAAAGCATCATAGAACAAGTCATGGGTGCCACGATTACCAGGCAGATTGGCAAGGAAATTGTACGTGGGCTGTTCGGAATGTTAACGGGCAAAAAAACACGCAGTAGCGGAGGAAAAGGAATCTTTGGTTTTTAA
- a CDS encoding M42 family metallopeptidase, whose amino-acid sequence MAKKKDDKQKHVSVVTKKSLQFFEEYINNPSPTGFEYPGQKLWLDYLKPYIDESFIDNYGTAVGVINPKAEYRVVIEAHADEISWFVNYITADGLIYVIRNGGSDHQIAPSKRVNIHTDKGMVKAVFGWPAIHTRSGEKEEAPALKNIFLDCGCTSKEEVEKLGIHVGCVITYEDEFMVLNDRYYVGRALDNRAGGFMIAEVARLLKENKQKLPFGLYIVNSVQEEIGLRGAEMIADRIKPHVAIVTDVTHDTSTPMINKITQGDLACGKGPVVSYAPAVQTNLNKLLIETAEKNDIPFQRQASSRSTGTDTDAFAYSNGGVPSALISLPLRYMHTTVEMIHKEDVDNVISLIYHALLNIKNNHDFKYSK is encoded by the coding sequence ATGGCAAAAAAGAAAGACGATAAACAGAAACATGTTTCTGTAGTTACTAAGAAATCACTCCAATTTTTTGAAGAATATATTAATAACCCATCTCCTACTGGTTTTGAATACCCTGGTCAGAAGTTATGGCTGGACTATTTAAAACCTTATATCGATGAAAGTTTTATCGATAACTATGGTACGGCAGTGGGTGTCATCAACCCAAAAGCAGAATACAGGGTGGTGATTGAGGCACATGCCGATGAGATCTCCTGGTTTGTGAATTACATTACTGCTGATGGTTTAATTTATGTGATCCGCAATGGTGGTTCAGATCACCAGATTGCGCCTTCAAAACGTGTAAATATCCATACCGATAAAGGGATGGTGAAAGCTGTTTTCGGATGGCCTGCCATTCACACCAGAAGCGGTGAAAAAGAAGAAGCTCCTGCCTTAAAAAACATTTTCCTTGATTGTGGATGTACCAGCAAAGAAGAAGTGGAAAAACTGGGTATCCACGTAGGTTGTGTCATCACTTATGAAGATGAATTCATGGTGCTGAATGACCGTTATTATGTTGGCCGTGCGCTAGACAACAGAGCCGGTGGGTTCATGATTGCGGAAGTAGCCCGTTTACTGAAAGAAAACAAACAAAAACTTCCTTTTGGATTGTACATTGTAAACTCCGTACAGGAAGAAATCGGTTTACGTGGTGCAGAAATGATTGCCGACAGGATTAAACCTCATGTAGCAATTGTGACCGATGTAACTCACGATACGAGTACCCCAATGATCAACAAGATCACACAGGGTGATTTGGCATGTGGCAAAGGTCCTGTAGTTTCTTATGCGCCTGCGGTACAAACCAACCTGAATAAATTATTGATTGAAACGGCAGAAAAAAACGACATTCCTTTCCAGCGTCAGGCCTCATCAAGGTCTACAGGTACAGATACTGATGCTTTTGCTTACTCTAACGGTGGTGTTCCTTCAGCATTGATCTCTCTTCCATTGCGTTATATGCACACTACGGTAGAAATGATCCATAAAGAAGATGTAGACAACGTGATCAGCTTAATTTATCACGCTTTATTGAACATCAAAAACAACCACGATTTCAAATATTCTAAATAA
- a CDS encoding SAM-dependent methyltransferase has protein sequence MSNQLHLQQFQQQIAESISSNTFLKVSLGNYQGNEKELKNVYVRRVKIKRTDMLSFTYRHKTRDIIKNLPIPEGIHLIANFISNDFKVCTLFTTAKEVILEHGKKQLISVREHVVKTAVQPTLTHNKEKKRIIHPTGKTYLQELKISDAEGNVFKNAQDKYRQINQYVEILSSLIKELPANNINNVVDMGSGKGYLTFALYDYLHNVLKLDTKVTGVEYREDLVTLCNGIAGSSGFDKLSFVPGTIESYAVESIDLLIALHACDTATDDAIYKGIMANAGLIVVAPCCHKQIRREMEKNKAKNELAFLTKYGIFMERQAEMVTDGIRALILEYCGYKTKVFEFISDAHTPKNVLVVGIKTSSPGQAGKVQEEKRAEIKQKIAESKAYFGIGYHHLERILGLDKQV, from the coding sequence ATGTCCAACCAACTCCATCTACAGCAGTTTCAACAGCAGATCGCTGAAAGTATTTCATCCAATACATTTCTGAAAGTTTCTCTTGGTAATTATCAGGGAAATGAAAAGGAACTAAAGAATGTTTATGTCCGCAGGGTAAAGATCAAAAGAACAGATATGCTTTCTTTTACTTACCGTCATAAAACGAGAGACATTATCAAGAACCTTCCAATTCCGGAAGGCATTCATCTGATCGCTAATTTCATCAGTAATGATTTCAAAGTCTGCACCCTTTTTACGACAGCAAAAGAAGTGATTCTTGAACATGGTAAAAAGCAACTGATCTCTGTAAGGGAGCATGTGGTGAAAACGGCTGTTCAACCCACACTGACTCATAATAAAGAAAAGAAACGCATCATTCATCCTACGGGAAAGACTTATTTGCAGGAGTTGAAGATCAGTGACGCAGAAGGGAATGTATTCAAAAATGCGCAGGATAAATACCGTCAGATTAACCAATATGTAGAGATCCTGAGTTCCTTAATTAAAGAACTTCCGGCCAATAATATTAACAATGTGGTCGATATGGGTTCGGGTAAGGGATACCTGACTTTTGCATTGTATGACTATTTGCACAATGTATTAAAACTGGATACTAAAGTGACTGGAGTGGAGTACCGGGAAGACCTGGTGACTTTATGTAATGGGATTGCCGGAAGTTCGGGTTTTGACAAACTTAGCTTTGTACCAGGAACGATCGAAAGCTATGCTGTGGAGTCGATCGACCTGCTGATTGCGCTTCACGCCTGCGATACGGCTACTGACGACGCGATCTACAAAGGGATCATGGCAAATGCCGGATTGATCGTGGTGGCACCTTGCTGCCATAAGCAGATCAGGAGAGAGATGGAGAAAAACAAAGCGAAAAACGAACTTGCCTTTTTAACCAAATACGGAATTTTCATGGAGCGTCAGGCGGAAATGGTGACAGACGGAATCAGGGCTTTGATCCTGGAGTACTGTGGCTATAAAACCAAGGTCTTTGAATTCATTTCTGATGCCCATACCCCTAAAAATGTATTGGTCGTAGGTATTAAAACCTCCAGCCCGGGACAGGCCGGCAAAGTGCAGGAAGAAAAAAGAGCAGAGATCAAGCAGAAGATTGCAGAATCGAAGGCTTATTTCGGAATCGGCTACCATCATTTGGAACGAATTCTGGGCCTGGATAAACAAGTTTAA
- a CDS encoding 2'-5' RNA ligase family protein encodes MEDLYLVAILPPAGLKERIEEIRKEISLEHGVYSALKPPVHITLAAPFKLKAAMEQQLIQKLKSACHFDPFVQKLEDFNGFPEHTVFIKALKNPGISTLYKSLKAALKPYVEGSKNPFTPHLTIAYRDAKEAYPQIMEQYQNRRFREEFLADHFTLLKHDGKRWNIHSEYHPVPSVTQLKMF; translated from the coding sequence ATGGAAGATTTATATTTAGTAGCAATCCTTCCGCCAGCCGGACTAAAGGAAAGGATCGAGGAGATCAGGAAAGAAATTTCTTTGGAGCATGGGGTGTACAGTGCGCTGAAACCGCCGGTACACATTACGCTTGCGGCCCCCTTTAAATTGAAAGCAGCGATGGAACAACAGCTCATCCAAAAGCTAAAATCAGCTTGCCACTTTGATCCTTTTGTCCAAAAGCTGGAAGACTTTAATGGTTTCCCGGAACATACTGTTTTTATTAAAGCCTTAAAGAATCCAGGAATTTCCACACTCTATAAAAGTCTGAAAGCAGCTTTGAAACCTTATGTCGAAGGTTCCAAAAATCCATTTACTCCACACCTCACGATCGCTTACAGAGATGCGAAAGAAGCCTATCCACAAATCATGGAGCAATATCAGAACAGAAGGTTCAGGGAAGAATTTTTAGCAGATCATTTCACCTTACTAAAACACGATGGAAAACGTTGGAACATCCATAGTGAGTACCATCCGGTTCCAAGCGTTACGCAATTGAAAATGTTCTGA
- a CDS encoding sugar phosphate nucleotidyltransferase — protein sequence MKPTLLILAAGMASRYGSMKQIDGFGPNNETIIDYSIYDAIKAGFGKVVFIIKEEFLKDFKEIFEAKLNGKIETDYVFQNFDIKQFGVDIDIERAKPWGTAHAILSGRTAINEPFCVINADDFYGLDAYQKMVKFLTTEVSDSNYSMIGYEIGKTLSDYGSVSRGVCKVNENGILEDINERTKVLRDGDAIVFEEDDKQYPLAVDTRVSMNFWGFTPAVFQITEELFRDFAVQNKENPKAEFFIPLVAEYLVKSRKADFKVVPTDSQWFGVTYKEDKPIVKASIDQLIKDGAYPDNLWN from the coding sequence ATGAAACCAACCTTACTAATACTAGCTGCTGGGATGGCAAGTCGCTACGGCAGCATGAAACAAATTGACGGATTCGGCCCGAATAACGAGACCATTATTGATTACTCTATATATGATGCGATTAAAGCCGGCTTCGGTAAGGTTGTCTTTATTATTAAAGAGGAGTTTTTAAAAGATTTCAAAGAGATTTTCGAAGCGAAGCTAAACGGAAAAATCGAAACGGACTACGTATTCCAAAACTTTGACATCAAACAATTCGGTGTAGATATCGATATTGAAAGAGCAAAGCCATGGGGTACTGCTCATGCGATCCTTTCCGGAAGAACGGCCATCAATGAGCCTTTCTGCGTGATCAATGCGGATGATTTCTATGGATTGGATGCTTACCAGAAAATGGTAAAATTCCTGACTACTGAAGTGAGCGACAGCAATTACTCCATGATCGGATATGAGATTGGCAAAACGTTGTCAGACTATGGTTCGGTATCAAGAGGTGTTTGCAAAGTAAACGAGAACGGTATACTGGAAGACATCAATGAGCGCACAAAGGTGCTAAGAGACGGTGACGCGATCGTTTTCGAAGAAGACGACAAACAATACCCATTAGCAGTAGATACGCGTGTATCGATGAATTTCTGGGGCTTTACACCTGCTGTTTTCCAAATCACAGAAGAGCTGTTCAGAGATTTCGCTGTACAAAATAAAGAAAACCCTAAAGCAGAGTTTTTCATTCCATTGGTAGCAGAATACCTGGTAAAATCAAGAAAAGCAGATTTCAAAGTAGTCCCTACTGACAGCCAGTGGTTCGGCGTAACTTATAAAGAAGATAAACCAATCGTTAAAGCAAGTATTGATCAGTTGATCAAAGACGGAGCTTATCCGGATAACCTTTGGAACTAA
- a CDS encoding GNAT family N-acetyltransferase has translation MEKIQIEQIRPDLTWRIRHEAMYPDEPYDTIKLKDDPNGIHFGLFADDQLVTVISIFEVGAIYQFRKFATLPAAQGKGYGSQMLQHVITYVSSIGGTQLWCNARTSASPFYLKFGFSETDQRFSKPGLEFVIMQLQLNN, from the coding sequence ATGGAAAAAATACAGATTGAACAAATCAGACCTGACCTTACCTGGCGCATCAGACATGAGGCAATGTATCCGGATGAGCCATATGATACCATAAAACTAAAAGATGATCCCAATGGGATTCACTTCGGATTGTTCGCCGATGATCAGCTCGTTACAGTCATCTCTATCTTTGAAGTGGGTGCAATTTATCAGTTCCGCAAATTTGCAACCCTTCCTGCTGCACAGGGAAAAGGATATGGAAGCCAGATGCTCCAACACGTCATTACCTATGTGAGCAGTATCGGGGGAACCCAACTGTGGTGTAATGCCAGGACATCGGCCTCGCCTTTCTATCTGAAATTCGGCTTTTCAGAAACCGATCAGCGCTTCAGCAAACCTGGATTGGAATTTGTCATCATGCAGTTACAACTCAACAATTAA
- a CDS encoding acyl-CoA carboxylase subunit beta codes for MKTKIDLLQDKVKQAQTGGGAARIESQHKKGKLTARERIHFLMDENTFEEIGMMVTHRSTDFGMEREKYLGDGVVTGYGNINGRLVYVFSQDFTVFGGSLSETHAEKICKIMDMAMKNGAPVIGLNDSGGARIQEGVVSLGGYADIFYRNVQASGVIPQLSAIMGPCAGGAVYSPAITDFILMVENTSYMFVTGPNVVKTVTHEEVTSEELGGASTHATKSGVTHFACANELDAINHVKRLLSYMPQNCEETPTALPYTAAEESRPGLNTLMPANNNQPYDIRTIVAEVMDTDSFLEVHREYAENIVVGFARLAGRSIGIVANQPAYLAGVLDNHASTKAARFVRFCDCFNIPLLVFEDVPGFLPGTDQEWNGIINNGAKLLYAFSEATVPRITVITRKAYGGAYDVMNSKHIGADMNYAWPTAEIAVMGAKGAAEIIFKKEISTAENPEEKWLEKEKLYSDTFANPYRAAERGFVDEVIEPSQTRIKLIKAFKMLENKVVNRPRRKHGNIPL; via the coding sequence ATGAAAACCAAAATAGATTTACTTCAGGATAAAGTTAAACAAGCTCAAACCGGTGGTGGAGCAGCAAGAATCGAAAGTCAGCATAAAAAAGGAAAACTGACCGCAAGGGAAAGAATTCATTTCCTGATGGATGAAAATACTTTTGAAGAAATTGGAATGATGGTGACTCACAGAAGTACCGATTTTGGAATGGAAAGAGAAAAATATCTGGGTGATGGTGTCGTGACCGGATATGGAAATATCAATGGTAGGCTGGTCTATGTGTTTTCACAGGATTTTACCGTTTTCGGAGGCTCTTTATCAGAAACCCATGCCGAGAAGATCTGTAAGATCATGGATATGGCCATGAAAAATGGTGCTCCGGTTATTGGATTAAACGACAGTGGCGGTGCCAGGATCCAGGAAGGTGTAGTTTCCCTTGGCGGTTACGCGGATATCTTTTACAGGAATGTACAGGCTTCAGGAGTGATCCCACAGTTGTCGGCCATCATGGGCCCTTGTGCCGGTGGCGCAGTATACTCTCCTGCAATTACCGACTTTATATTGATGGTGGAAAACACGTCGTATATGTTTGTCACAGGACCTAATGTCGTGAAAACAGTAACCCATGAGGAAGTAACCTCTGAAGAGCTGGGTGGCGCATCAACACATGCCACCAAGTCGGGCGTTACCCATTTTGCCTGTGCCAATGAACTGGATGCCATCAACCATGTGAAAAGATTGCTGAGCTATATGCCTCAGAACTGTGAGGAAACGCCAACAGCGCTACCCTACACTGCTGCAGAGGAAAGTCGCCCGGGATTAAATACCCTGATGCCTGCCAATAACAATCAGCCTTACGACATCAGAACTATTGTTGCTGAAGTGATGGATACAGACAGTTTTCTGGAAGTACATCGTGAATATGCAGAAAATATCGTGGTTGGCTTTGCGCGCCTTGCTGGCAGAAGCATTGGTATTGTGGCCAATCAGCCGGCCTATCTTGCCGGAGTACTCGACAACCATGCCTCAACGAAAGCCGCACGTTTTGTACGATTCTGTGATTGTTTCAACATTCCGCTATTGGTTTTTGAAGATGTTCCGGGATTCCTTCCGGGTACAGATCAGGAATGGAATGGCATTATCAACAATGGGGCAAAACTATTGTATGCTTTCAGTGAAGCGACGGTTCCCCGCATTACGGTCATCACCCGCAAAGCTTATGGTGGTGCCTATGATGTAATGAATTCTAAACACATTGGTGCAGATATGAACTATGCCTGGCCAACTGCCGAAATCGCCGTAATGGGTGCCAAGGGAGCTGCCGAAATCATCTTCAAAAAAGAGATCAGCACTGCCGAAAACCCGGAAGAGAAATGGCTGGAAAAAGAGAAATTATACTCTGATACTTTCGCCAATCCTTATCGTGCAGCAGAACGCGGTTTTGTGGATGAAGTGATTGAGCCAAGCCAAACAAGAATTAAATTGATCAAGGCATTTAAGATGCTGGAAAATAAAGTTGTCAACCGTCCCCGCAGAAAACACGGGAACATCCCATTATAG
- a CDS encoding MFS transporter, whose product MKLSRTDVLLMAFCTGLIVANIYYCQPLVILVAQEFGLSESHAGKITYLTQAGYALGLFLIVPLGDMFERRKQILMITGVAVAALLLAALSHSFLLLQIASVLIGASSIVPQLILPMAANLSSDEKRGETIGIIMSGLLVGILASRAISGSIGFLWGWRTMYFIAAGICSLLLILMAKRFPLSMPSFKGTYKELMSSMWHYVKTQPVLREASIINFLAFSILSAFWTTMVLFLANPPFSFQTLQIGLFGIAGAAGALAAPLVGKLSSGTNPRRNLLTGLILQLLSIVAFYFTGTHLYLFIAGIILIDIGQQAIHVTNQTRIYALLPEARNRLNTVFMSVSFVGASFGSALGLWLWDKGQWPLFCLGTTAVILLNICIYKFYSGKLKN is encoded by the coding sequence ATGAAGCTTAGTCGTACTGACGTTTTGCTGATGGCCTTTTGTACAGGTCTTATCGTAGCTAATATCTATTATTGCCAGCCCCTGGTAATCCTTGTCGCTCAGGAGTTTGGACTCAGCGAAAGTCATGCCGGCAAAATCACTTACCTTACCCAGGCCGGTTACGCCCTGGGTTTGTTTTTAATTGTTCCGCTGGGCGATATGTTTGAACGCCGTAAGCAGATTTTAATGATTACAGGTGTGGCAGTAGCCGCTTTATTGCTTGCCGCACTCTCCCACTCTTTCCTGTTGCTGCAAATTGCCAGTGTATTGATCGGGGCCAGTTCCATTGTACCACAACTCATTTTGCCTATGGCAGCCAACCTCAGTTCTGATGAGAAAAGAGGGGAAACCATTGGCATCATCATGAGTGGCCTGTTGGTAGGTATCCTTGCCTCAAGGGCGATCAGTGGAAGCATCGGCTTTCTCTGGGGCTGGAGAACGATGTATTTTATCGCTGCCGGAATCTGCTCGTTGTTATTGATCCTGATGGCCAAACGTTTTCCATTGAGCATGCCTTCTTTTAAAGGCACTTATAAAGAATTGATGTCGTCCATGTGGCATTATGTGAAAACACAACCGGTATTAAGGGAAGCTTCGATCATCAATTTCCTTGCTTTCTCTATTCTGAGTGCCTTCTGGACAACCATGGTTTTATTCCTGGCCAATCCTCCTTTCAGCTTTCAAACCTTACAAATAGGTTTATTTGGAATTGCCGGAGCTGCCGGAGCCCTGGCTGCCCCATTGGTAGGCAAGCTGAGCAGTGGCACGAATCCACGGAGAAACCTGCTGACGGGGCTGATCTTACAACTGCTGAGTATCGTTGCTTTTTACTTTACCGGAACCCATTTGTACCTCTTTATTGCAGGAATCATTCTGATCGATATCGGTCAGCAAGCGATCCACGTGACCAACCAAACGCGGATTTACGCATTGCTTCCTGAAGCACGCAACCGCCTCAATACCGTATTTATGTCGGTGAGTTTCGTTGGCGCCTCTTTTGGGTCTGCTTTAGGTTTATGGTTATGGGATAAAGGTCAATGGCCCTTATTTTGCCTGGGAACCACTGCAGTCATCTTGCTGAATATTTGTATCTATAAATTTTACAGCGGAAAGCTGAAAAACTAA
- the dnaK gene encoding molecular chaperone DnaK — translation MSKIIGIDLGTTNSCVAVMEGNEPVVIANSEGKRTTPSIVAFAENGERKVGEPAKRQAITNPTKTISSIKRFMGSSFAEVTKEAGRVPYKVVKGDNNTPRVEIDDRKYTPQELSAMILQKMKKTAEDFLGHEVTEAVITVPAYFNDAQRQATKEAGEIAGLTVKRIINEPTAAALAYGLDKAHKDMKIVVFDCGGGTHDVSVLELGDGVFEVKSTDGDTHLGGDDFDHIIIEWLAGEFKIEYGMDLHQDPMALQRLKEAAEKAKIELSSTTSTEINLPYITADATGPKHLVRTLSRAKFEQLAADLIKRTIDPCKSALKNAGLKTSDIDEIILVGGSTRIPAIQDAVKAFFGKEPSKGVNPDEVVAIGAAIQGGVLTGEVKDVLLLDVTPLSLGIETMGGVMTKLIEANTTIPSKKAETFSTAADNQPSVEIHILQGERPMAAQNRTIGRFILDGIPPAPRGVPQVEVAFDIDANGILHVSAKDKATGKEQKIRIEASSGLTDEEIKRMKEEAEQNADADKAAKEEAEKINSADALIFSTEKQLKEFGEKISADKKAPIEEGLKKLKDAHAARNFADIDAAQEELQNAWNAASEEMYKAGQDGAQPEGAAGAQQEGQPAGGDDVTDVDFEEVKDDKK, via the coding sequence ATGTCAAAAATTATTGGTATAGACTTAGGAACAACAAACTCTTGCGTAGCCGTAATGGAAGGTAACGAACCTGTAGTTATAGCCAACAGTGAGGGTAAACGTACTACGCCATCCATTGTTGCTTTTGCAGAAAATGGAGAACGTAAAGTAGGTGAGCCGGCAAAACGCCAGGCGATTACTAACCCAACAAAAACAATTTCTTCGATCAAACGCTTTATGGGCAGCAGCTTTGCTGAGGTAACTAAAGAAGCTGGTCGTGTACCTTATAAAGTAGTTAAAGGCGACAACAATACACCACGTGTAGAAATTGACGACCGTAAATATACGCCACAAGAGCTTTCTGCAATGATCTTGCAGAAAATGAAAAAAACAGCTGAAGACTTTTTGGGTCATGAGGTAACTGAAGCAGTTATTACTGTTCCTGCTTACTTTAATGATGCACAACGTCAGGCCACTAAAGAAGCTGGTGAAATTGCTGGTTTAACAGTGAAACGTATCATCAACGAGCCAACTGCAGCTGCCTTAGCTTACGGTTTGGATAAAGCACATAAAGACATGAAAATTGTTGTGTTTGACTGTGGTGGTGGTACTCATGACGTTTCCGTATTAGAATTAGGTGACGGTGTATTTGAAGTAAAATCTACTGATGGTGATACACACTTAGGTGGTGATGACTTTGACCATATCATTATCGAATGGTTGGCAGGTGAATTCAAAATTGAGTATGGCATGGACCTTCACCAGGATCCAATGGCGTTACAACGTTTGAAAGAAGCTGCTGAGAAAGCTAAAATTGAGCTTTCAAGCACTACTTCTACAGAGATCAACCTTCCTTACATTACTGCTGATGCAACAGGTCCTAAACACTTGGTTAGAACTTTAAGCCGTGCTAAATTTGAGCAATTGGCAGCTGATCTGATCAAACGTACCATTGATCCTTGTAAATCAGCATTGAAAAATGCAGGTTTAAAAACATCTGATATCGATGAAATTATCTTAGTTGGTGGTTCTACACGTATCCCTGCAATCCAGGATGCAGTTAAAGCTTTCTTCGGTAAAGAGCCTTCTAAAGGTGTTAACCCTGATGAAGTAGTAGCTATCGGTGCTGCAATTCAAGGTGGTGTATTAACAGGTGAAGTTAAAGATGTATTGTTATTAGATGTTACCCCTCTTTCTTTAGGTATCGAGACTATGGGTGGTGTAATGACAAAACTAATCGAAGCAAACACTACTATTCCTTCTAAAAAAGCAGAAACTTTCTCTACAGCAGCTGATAACCAGCCTTCAGTAGAAATCCACATCTTACAGGGAGAGCGCCCTATGGCAGCTCAGAACCGTACGATTGGTCGTTTCATCTTAGATGGTATTCCGCCAGCTCCACGTGGAGTTCCTCAGGTAGAAGTAGCATTTGATATTGATGCAAATGGTATCTTACATGTAAGTGCTAAAGATAAAGCTACTGGTAAAGAGCAAAAAATCCGTATTGAAGCTTCTTCAGGCTTAACTGATGAAGAGATCAAAAGGATGAAAGAAGAAGCAGAGCAAAATGCTGATGCTGATAAAGCAGCTAAAGAAGAAGCTGAAAAAATCAACAGCGCTGATGCTTTAATCTTCTCTACTGAGAAACAATTGAAAGAATTTGGCGAGAAAATCTCTGCAGATAAAAAAGCACCTATCGAAGAAGGTTTGAAAAAACTGAAAGATGCGCATGCTGCAAGAAACTTTGCTGATATTGATGCTGCTCAGGAAGAATTACAGAATGCATGGAATGCAGCTTCTGAAGAGATGTACAAAGCAGGACAAGATGGTGCACAACCAGAAGGTGCTGCTGGTGCTCAGCAAGAAGGTCAGCCTGCAGGTGGTGACGACGTTACCGATGTAGATTTTGAAGAAGTAAAAGACGATAAAAAATAG